Within the Bradyrhizobium ottawaense genome, the region TTCGCGACGCGGTGACCGAGTTTGCCAGCGACCTTTCCACCCAGGACGATTCGATACCCGAAGTGACCTCGCCTACCATGGATGCGGAGGCCGCGGCCGCGGTCGAAACCGTCCCCGATGCGGCGATCTCCAGCAATTTACCGGTCGTGCAGAAAGCCGATCTTCCGCTCGACTGGCAGGGAGAATATCCGGTGCTCTGCCTGGCCGGACGCACCCCGCTCGACGAAGCGGCAGCCGTGCTGTTTGGACAGCTCGCCAACGCGCACGGCCTGGCCGCGCGGGTTGAGTCTGCGGACGCACTTTCGACGACCAATATCTCAAAACTGGAGACAGCGGGCGTCGCCATCGTCTGCTTGTCGTACCTCGACGCCAGCAGTCCAGCCCATATGCGCTACTCGGTTCGGCGTCTTCGTCGCAAATTACCGAAGACCACTATCATGCTCGGTTGTTGGGCCGAAAATATCGACAAGGAATCACTGGAAGAGCTCCGCGAGGTCGCCAAGGCCGACACCGCTGCAGGGAGCTTGCGTGAGGCCATGATGATCTGCCGAACCAGTGCCGGCGTGCAGGAACCCGATGGACTGCCGAACCACGTTACCGCGGCCGTCAGGATTGCGTAGCGGGATGCGGCGTGACGAATTTATTTCATCCGGCCCCAGGCACCCCGTGCGAGCTATTCTTGGCCTTCTTTGCAGGCTGCACTGTAAGGCGAAGTGCCACGTTCGCGGAGCCATCGAATGTCTCAAGCAGATGGTCGCACGTCAGGCACCGGAACTCGCCGAGGGTCCCGGGTTTCGATTGCAACTCGATGCGCCGATAGCCAGCGTGGCACTCCGGGCAAGTGACGTCTGACTTCTTCATGCCGGTCAAATTAACACCGGGCGCGCGGCTATTCCAGCCCGTTTCGGGCGGCGGCATTGAATGACGAGTTTCAATAATTTGATCGACGAAACAGGCGGTTGCGGTATGACGAAGGCTGAAATGCCGCCAGCCTCCAACGTGAAGGCCGGCGGCGAAATCAGGCGGCGTCAGGCAGCTGCCATTTTGCCGCTCACGCCCTTCGCCGCCTCGGCAATGAGCGCTGCCACGGTCTCCGGCTGCGAAATGTAGATGGCGTGGCTGCCGGCCGCCTCGGCGACAACAGCACCAGCGCGCGTTGCCATCTGACGCTGCGCGGGCGGCGGAATCATCCTGTCCTCGGTCGCAACCAAATACCAGCTCGGCTTGGTCTTCCAGGCGGGCTCGCTGATCGCACCGGCGAGAGCGTTGACGCCCCACGGCACCTGAGAGTCCGCCAGGAAAGCAGCCTTGGCTTCACTGACGTCGGCTGCAAACGAAGCACGGAATTTCGATTTGTCGAGGAACAGATAGCCGTTCACGGGTGGCAAGATCGGCGGGACCGGCGCGCCGGGCGGCGGATTCTGGATGAGGGACTGAACGGACTCGCCCTTATCCGGAGCAAACGCCGTGATGTAGACCAGCCCCGCGACCTTCGGGTCGGTGCCGGCTTCGGTGATGACGACGCCGCCGTAGGAATGACCGACCAGCACAACCGGCCCTTGCACCTGAGCGATCGCGAGCCGGGTGGCGGCCACGTCGTCCGACAAGGATGTCGTCGGGTTCTGGACGACGGTGACGTTGTAGCCGTCCTTCTTCAAACCGTTGTAGACGCCTTCCCAACCTGCGCCGTCAACGAAGCCGCCGTGCACGAGGACGATGCTTACCGGTGATGCCGAAACTTCAGCCATGGTGGTTCTCCCTTCGAGGTTGCTCTGTGCGAGCGATGCGCACTTGGTGTGCCCGGGTTTTTACTTGCCAGATTTCGATGTAGCTGATTAGTTCCATTTGTTGGCCATACCCCTAGGTATTCAGCTATGCCTCAGACGAAATGGACCGATCGGATCGGGCGCCGCGTCAAGCTGCGCGACCTCCATATTGCGCTCGCGGTCGCAGAAGCCGGGAGCATGACCCGGGCGGCGGAAGAGCTGGCCGTGTCCTATCCGGTGGTGTCCAAGACGGTTTCGGATCTGGAGCATACGCTGGGCGTCAAGCTGTTTGACCGGAGTGTTTCAGGGGTCGAGCCGACGCACTACGGACGCGTGCTGCTTGAATCCGGAGTGGCGGTGTTCGACGAGATGCGCAAGGGATTGCAGCAGATCGAGTCCATCAAACAGCCGGATGCAGGCGAGCTGCGGATCGGGTCGTCGATCGTTACCGATGCCGGTTTGCTTCCGGCGATTATCGAGCAATTTTCGCAGGAGTTACCGCGCGCCACGCTGCACGTGCTGCACGTGCTGCACGAAAACATTGCGGTTCAGCAATATCACAATCTGCGCCATCGAAAGGCCGAGCTCGTGTTCGGGCGGCTTCCCGCCACGATGACCGAACCTGACCTGGTTGCGGAACCGTTATTTGACGAGCCGAATGTGATCGTCGCGGGATCGGACAGCCGCTGGGCGAGGCGGCGAAACTTGACGCTGGCCGATCTGATCGGAGAGCCATGGGTATTGGCGGAGCCCGGCAGTCTGGCGCGGTCGCTGCATGAAGAGGCCTTTCGAGGCAGCGGACTTGAAGTTCCGTCCGCGAAGGTCCTGACGGTATCGCTCCATCTTCACCTGCGCCTGATCGAAACCGGGCGCTGGCTTGGCCTCATCCCCGCTTCCGTCATGCGCTTTGGCGACAAGCGAATGCATCTCAAGGTTTTGCCGATCAAGGTGCCGTCACCTCCGGCGCCGGTCGGGCTCATCACCGTCAAGCGACGCACGCTGACTCCGCTGGCACAGCGCTTTATTGAATGCACCCGCAAAGTCGTCAGCTCGGAGACGGCGCGCGCGTCGACCCGGCGCCGTTGATTTCCATTTCGGTTGGCTGATCCGTCTCTACTTGCCTGCCTCGGCTTCTGACGACGACCGCTATGGGTCCATGCCGTCAACCCATCACTACCTTGGGCAGCAGCATGGCAATGCCCGGGAAAAAGCAGATCAACGCGACCGCGATGATCATGATGCCCACAAAAGGCAGCGTCCCCCACATCACATCGCGAAACGGAATATCCGGCGCGATGTTTCCGATGACGAAGAGGTTGAGGCCGACGGGCGGGTGAATCAGCCCCATCTCCATGACGATCGTCATCACGACGCCGAACCAGATCAAATCGAAGCCGGCATTGCGGAGCGGCGGCAGAATGATCGGCGCGGTCATCAGGATAATGCTCGCCGGCGGCAGGAAAAAACCGAGCACGACGACCATCAGCAGAATAGCCATCAGCAGCAACCACGGCGACAGATGGCCGGCGACGATCCATTCGGCCGCACTCTGGGAGATATGGAGATAGCTCATCACCATCGAATACAGCAGCGACATGCCGACGATCATCAGCAACATCGTCGATTCACGAACCGACGCAACGAGCAGCGGACGCAGATCCGAGTAGCGCCACGCGCCGTAGATGATCGCGATCAGCGCGAGCGCCAGAACGGAGCCAAGTCCCGCCGTCTCGCCCGGGCTTGCAAATCCGCCGTACAGGGCCCCCATCACGCCGAGCAAAAGGATGAGGAACGGCAGAATCCTGGGTAATGCCGACATGCGCTGCGCCATCGTATAGCTATCCCGGCGCAGGATCGGATGTTCGACGCCGGCAGTAGCGGCGTCGCGATACTCCTTGCGAAAGCGCAGCACGGCGTAGACAGCGAACATGCCGCTCAGCAACAGACCGGGCCCAAGGCCCGCCAAAAACAGGCGCCCGAGCGACTGTTCCGCCGCCACCGCATAGAGAATCATGGTGATCGATGGCGGCAGCAGGATTCCCAGCGTACCCCCGGCGGCGATGATGCCGGCGGCAAAACCCGGTGAATAGCCACGCCGCCGCATTTCAGGAATTCCGGCGCTGCCGATCGCCGAACAGGTGGCGGCGCTCGACCCTGCCATCGCGGCAAACAGCGTACAGGCGACGACGTTAGCGACACCGAGACCACCGGGCACGCGGTTGAGCCAGACATAAAGCGCATTATACAGATCGGCGCCGGCCCGCGAGCGCCCGATCGCCGCGCCCTTGAGAACAAACAGCGGGATGGTCAGCAACGTAATGTTGGCGATCTCCTGATAGACGTTCTGTGCCACCGTGCCGAGCGACGCCAGCGGCATGAAGCCGATCATGAAGGCGACCGCGACCGCACCAAGCGCGAATGCGATCGGTACGCCGGCAAACAGGACCACCAGGGTGACGCCGCCGTAGAGCAGGCCGATGACAAGCGGGCTCATGCGTCGGCCCCTCGCCTGCGGCACAACGCCTGGACCAGTTGCACCAGGAATCGCAGCGCTAACAGGCTCATGCCAACAGTCATCATGGAATAGGGAAACCAGAGCGGCGGCGCCCAGGCCGAGTCGGTCACGCGACCGTCTTCAACCGCTTCCATCAGCAACAGCCACGACTGCCAGGCAAAGAAAGCGCAGAACAGGAAGCAAATGATGTCGGAGACGATCTTGCGAATCCGCTCGACCGGCTTGGGCAAAAATCCCCGGATGGCCTCGATTGCAATGTGCCCGCGCACCGACTGCACGTAAGGCGCCGACAGGAAGGTTGCGCCGGCCAGCAGAAACACGGCCATCTCATCCTGCCAGTCGGTCGAGGAATGCAGGAGATAGCGAACCGCAATCGAGTGGGTCAGCACCAGTCCGGCAGCGATCGTGGCCACGGCGCAGGCCGCGATCAGAGCGCGGTCGATCCTGTCGAGGACACGAACAAGCACGCTCAAAAGACTTGGACTGCGCATCGCGATTGGCTTCGGCGGCTCCGTCAAACCTCCTCCGCCATCTTCAGGAACCGCGCGGTGTTCGGCGTTCGCGCCGCGAAATCCTTCCACGCACTGTCGCGCGCCAGGTCGCGCCATTGATCGAGCGCGGCCTGATCCATTTCGTTCACGGTCGCTCCCGCCTTGGCATAGACGTCGGACAGCCGCTTGTCGTCCGCCTTCGATTGCTCAAGACCGAACGGCTCGATCGCCTCGCCCACTTCCAGAATGATCTTTTGCAGGTCCGGCGACAGGCTGTCGAACACGGTCTTGGACATCAGGATCGGTTCGAACACGAAGAAGAAGCTGCGGCCGCCCGCGGAAGTCAGTCCCTTGCTGAGTTCCTCGAGCTTGAACGAGATCAGGCTGCTGGTGCTGGTGACCGCGGCGTCAATCGCGCCGGTCTGCATGGAAATGTAGATTTCATTGGAGGGCATGTTGCTGGTGGCGGCACCGGCCGCCTTGAACATCATGTCCATCTCGCGGCTGCCGCCCCTGATCTTCAGCCCTTTGGCATCTTCGGGTTTCACGATCGGCTTTCCACGCGTCGCGATGCCGCCGGACTGCCACATCCAGGTGATGATCTTGACGCCCTTGGCCTCGAGGATGGCGTTAAGTTCCTTGCCGATCGGCGCCGTCTTCCATCGATAGGCCTGTTCATAGCTGGAGATGACCGCCGGCATGAAGGTGATGTTCAACTCGGGAATCTCACCGCCCGCATAGGTCGTCGGATACAGACTGAGATCGAGAGCGCCCTTCTTCAGCGCATCGAACTGCGCAAAGGTCTTCATCAAGGACGAGTTCGGGTAGACCTCGAACTTCAGCGCGCCGTTGGAGCGCTGCTCGACGCCTTCGGCAAGTTTGCGGCAAAGCCGGTCGCGGAAGTCGCCCCCATCGGGGCCCGAGCCGGGAAATTGGTGCGAAATCTTCAGCGTCCGCGTATCGGCGCGCGCGATACCGGACAATCCCAGCAGGGCCGGCGCGGCAATGGCGCCGAGTGCAGTGCGGCGGGAAATTCCTCGGCTCATCTGTATCCTCCTTATGGCTGATTTTTTTATTGGTATTTTGATCGGCTATTCAAATCGTCTTGGCAAGGTCTTCCGGCAGCAGAGCCCGGCTCCCTGTTCGCATGCCCCTGCCCCCGACCGGTTGCCCGTATCGGATCCTTACGTCTATATACCGCGCCCCCGGCAGCGCTTTGCGCCGGAGATCGACCGGAGTATCCGTATCCATGACTGAGCGAGCCGACGCCATTGCCGCCAAGATCGAGGCATTCGTCCGCACCGAGGTGATCCCCTACGAGAAGGATCCGCGGACGGGTCCGCACGGCCCGAGCGACGAACTGGTGCTGGAACTGCGCGACAAGGCCCGCAAGGCCGGCGTCCTGACGCCGCATATCCTCCCCGATGGATCGCATCTCACGCAACGCGAGACCGCGACGGCGCTGATCAAATCCGGGCTGTCGCCGTTAGGCCCGATTGCCTGCAATACGATGGCGCCCGATGAAGGCAATATGTATCTGCTCGGCAAGGTCGGGAGCGCGGAGCAGAAGGCGCGCTTCCTGGAGCCGCTGGTGTCGGGCAAGGCGCGTTCGGCGTTCTTCATGACCGAACCGGCAGATGAAGGCGGCGCAGGATCCGATCCATCGATGATGCAGACCACCTGCCGGCTGGACGGCAATCACTGGGTCATCAACGGGCGCAAGAAGTTCATCACCGGAGCCGAAGGCGCCCGGGTCGGCATCGTCATGGCCAAGTCGGACGACGGCGCCTGCCTGTTCCTGGTCGATCTGCCGGATCCCGCGATCCGCACCCTGCGCGTGCTGGATACGATCGACAGTTCGATGCCCGGCGGACATGCCGAGATCGATCTCGAGAACCTTCGCGTATCCGCCGACCAGATGCTCGGCGCCTCCGGCGACGGGTTCAAATACGCGCAAATCCGCCTCAGCCCCGCGCGTCTGTCGCATTGCATGCGCTGGCTGGGCCTCGCCATCCGCGCCAACGAGATCGCCACCGACTACGCCTGCCGCCGCCATGCGTTTGGCAAAGCATTGGTCGATCACGAAGGCGTCGGCTTCATGCTGGCGGAAAATCTGATCGATCTCAAACAGTCGGAACTGATGATCGACTGGTGCGCCAGCGTACTCGACACCGGCTCGCTCGGCACTGCGGAAAGTTCGATGGCCAAGGTTTCGGTGTCGGAAGCGCTGATGCGGGTCGCCGATCGCTGCGTCCAAGTGATGGGCGGGACGGGAGTCTCGACCGAAACCATCGTCGAGCAGGCGTTTCGCGAGATCCGCGCCTTCCGCATCTATGATGGCCCGACCGAAGTCCACAAATGGTCGCTGGCCAAAAAGATCAAGCGCGACTGGAAAGCCGAACATCATTGAAGCGCACGGGCGTGACGCCTCAAACGCGAGGGCGGCGATGCCTTCCGTTCACATCGGCGCCAGGCCGGATGCCAGCCTGGCGTTCAACTGGTCGCGGCAACACATTCCCGGAAGTCGCCAGATGAATCGATAGAGCCTGGTTTCCAGGGTGAGCAGAACGCATCATTAATCTTTTGCTCAAACATTACAGGTCCAGCACCCGATGTCTGACAGTGCCGCGCACCATGAAGCAATCAGAGGCGAAGCGTCTCATCATTGAAGCATGGGACCGATGGATGCAAAAGCACGCTTTGAACGCAGATGACGTCACGGGCAGAGAGTCGCTAAAATTTTTCATCGAGCTACAGGATTTAAAATCGCCGCTCCTCAACTTTCAGACACGGGGGCGCGACAAGTGGCGGATCATGCACGGCTGGCTGGTGAGCGAGGCCCGCGTCCGGCCATGAGCGCGGGAACTTCCTGTGTCGCGCGGGCAACGCCTTCGCGGCTTTCGCCCGCGGAACCGACTTTAGGACTCCCCAACTTTTCCTGCAGACTATAGCGTCCAGTCATTCGATCGGCGGGCTGGGGCGTAGCCTGATGTCAAATCTCAGCGCTACAGGAAGACCGCCTTCGGGCGGTCTTTTTGCTTGTACAAAGCCGGTGTGATCAAATCCGTCTGTTGCGGCGCCTGTTGCGCGCGACGAAATAAATGGTTGATCCGCCCTACTTCCCCGCCTCCGCGAAGGCGTCGAGGATCCGCGCCCAGGAGCGGATGCCCTTGTGAAAGCTCTTGAGGTCGTACTTCTCGTTCGGCGAATGGATGTTGTCGTCCTCGAGGCCGAAGCCGACCATCACGGTGTCGAGGCCGAGCGTGCGCTTGAAGTCGGCGACGATCGGGATCGAGGCGCCTGAGGCGATCAAGAGCGCTTCCTTGCCCCACTCGTCCGTCAGCGCGCGCTTGGCCGCCGCCAGCGGCTTCATGTTCCAGTCAAGCGCGATCGCCGGCGCGTTGGAGTGGTCGATGAATTCGGCCGTGCAATCGCCCGGCAGCCGCGACGTGACATAGTCGCGGAAGGCCTTTCGGATCCGGTCGGGGTTCTGTCCCTCGACCAGCCGGAACGAAACCTTGGCGGAAGCTTCCGCCGGGATCACGGTCTTGGAGCCCTCACCGGTATAGCCGCCGATGATGCCGTTGATGTCGCAGGTCGGACGCGAGGACACCTGTTCGATCAGGAGGCGGTCCTTCTCGCCGGCCGGGATCGAAAGGCCGATCGGCTTCAGGAACGACTCCGGCGTCAGGTTGAGCTTCTTCCACTGCGCCAAAATATCCGGCGGCAGGTCCTTCACGCCGTCGTAGAATCCGGGAATGGTGATGTGGCCGTTGTCGTCGTGCAGGGCGCCCAGAATGTTGGTCAGCACCCGGATCGGGTTGCGCGCGCCGCCGCCGAAGATGCCGGAATGCAGGTCGCGGTTGGCGGCCTTGATCTTGACCTCGTCATAGACGAGGCCGCGAAGGGCGGTGGTGATCGCCGGCGTGTTCTGGTCCCACATGCCGGTGTCGCACACCAGCGCAAAGTCGGCCTTGAGGTCGCCCTTGTTGGCTTCGAGGAACGGCACGAAATTCTTCGATCCGACTTCTTCCTCGCCCTCGATGACGATGGTGATGTCGACCGGCAGCGACCCGGTCACCGATTTCCAGGCGCGGCAGGCCTCGACGAAGGTCATCAACTGTCCCTTGTCGTCCTCGGCGCCGCGCGCGACGATGATCTTGCGGCCGTCGGCGTGATCGGTGACGACGGGCTCGAACGGCGGGCGGTGCCACAGATTGAGCGGATCGACCGGCTGCACGTCATAGTGACCGTAGAACAGCACATGCGGCCGGCCGTCGGTCGAGCCGTTCATTTTGGCGACGATCGCCGGATGTCCAGCCGTCGGCCTGACCTCCGCGGCAAAGCCGAGTGTCGCGATGTCCCTGGCCAGATGATCGGCGGCGGCCTTGCAATCGCCGGCAAAGGCCGGATCGGCCGAGATCGACTTGATCCGCAGCAGCGCGAACAGACGCTCCAGGCTGTTGTCGAAATCGGCGTCGATGCGGTCGAGAACCGGCTGAAGTTTTGCGTTGGACATGGCTTGTTCCCTGGCTGTGGGCGCGGTTTTTTGGGCGTCAGGTTTTAGCTTGCCCGGACGCCGGAGGCAAAGCACCGGCAGCGTCCGCAAGCGGCGGATTCAGGATGTGCCAGACCAGCCCCGCCACCAGCAGGACCGTGGCCGCGAGATTGTTGCCGTAGGCCTGCAGATCGTTCGGGAACACCGGCAACGACAGGCACATCAGCAAACCCGCCACGGCCAGCAATAGCCATGTGCCGGTCCTGACCTTGGCGCGCGGATCGTAGGCGGCCCGATGGATCAGAACGGTCATCGGGAAGAACAGCCACATGAAGTAATACTGGCGCGCCAGCGGCGTCGCCGCCGTCATCAGGCAGAACAGGATGCCGATTTCCTCGGCATCCGACCGTTCCGTCCGGCGCGAAGCCTTTGGCATGACTGCGACATAGCCGAGCCCGATCAGAAGCGAGATCACCAGCACCAAAAGGTTCGCGGTCTTGAAATCGAGATTGACGATATTCATGGTGCGGACGGGTTTGGCCGGATTGTCCTGGTTGTAATTGATCGGCCGCGTCAGCCGGTGCGTCATCGCGATGATCGACTGGTTGACCCACGACCAGTTCTGCTCGTCGCGCTGTCCGAACCCCTTCTCCGAACTCGACCCCACCATGCCCTGGTACCAGGTCTTCAATTCATGGGCGTTGCGCTCGAAGCCGCGGAACGGCGCCGGCAGCACGAACAGAAACACGCCGATAAAAACCAGCATGCTCGCGGCCGCCGCCCACTGCCTACGCCAGACCAGATACGGCAACACCGCGACTGGAAACACCTTGATCGCGGTGGCGAGCGCGAACATGCTCCCCGCCATCCAGTTGCGGTTGTCCCGCAACAGCCAGAAGCCGTACAGCATCAGCGCCAGCAGCACGAGGTTCGGCTGCCCGAGGTCGAACATGTCGAAGACAAAGGTGACGGTGACGAAGCCCGGCAGTGCGAACAGCCACGGGCCCGGTGTGCGCCCCGATCCCGTCATTGCATTGGCGAACTGCGCGGTCATCCACCAGGCGACGACATTGAGCAGCGACAGGCAGAGATAGAGCGGTATCTTGCCGAAGAAGCTCGGTATCGCCAGCAGCACCGCCGACAGCGGCGGATAGATGAATTCGAAATAATCGGTAGGGTTATCCGGATAGAGATTTTTGCCTTGCAGCACCTGCTGCCCGGCCCAGAACCACAGCGGATAGTCCTTGCTCTTGCCATGGCCCCAGATTTCCGGGACCAGCACGTCGGCCGTCAGCGCCACGCAGCAGAGCAGAAACAGGATATCGATCGGCGCCCGCAGCGATGGCCATCTCAGCGCGGGTCCGTTCCGGAAGTCGGAAGAATCTTTGGACATCAGCGCCGCAGCAACCCGCCGAGCGCGCCCCGCACCAGCGCGCGGCCGACCGAGCCGCCGAGCGCGCCGCCGACCGACTTGCCGAGATCGGCCACGACGCCGCCGACCACCTTGTTGGTGACGGTGCGGGTGACGTTCCTGGCGATGATCTGGCCGGTCGACATCCTGCCGCGCGAAACATTGGTGCCGAAGATGGTGCCGACGATCGCGCCGATCTGGCCGAGGATTCCACCACCGCCTCCGCCGCCGCCATCCGATCCATCCGGATGCGCCGCCGTTCCGGCGATGCGCTTCTGGATCATCTCATAGGCGGACTCGGCGTCGATCGCGGTGTCGTATTTGCCCTTCACCGGGCTGTTGTTCATGATCGCCTTGCGTTCGTCCGGCGTGATCGGCCCGATCCGCCCGGTCGGCGGCCGGACCATGATGCGCTCGACCATCGCCGGCGTGCCGCCGCCCTCGAGGAACGACACCAGCGCCTCGCCCTTGCCGAGCTCCATGATGACACGGGCGGTATCGAGCTTCGGGTTGGGCCGGAAGGTTTGCGCCGCGGCTTGGACCGCCTTCTGGTCGCGCGGGGTGAAGGCGCGCAGCGCATGCTGGACGCGGTTGCCCATCTGCGCGAGCACTTTGTCCGGCACGTCGATCGGGTTTTGCGTGACGAAATAGACGCCGACGCCCTTGGAGCGGATCAGGCGGACCACCTGCTCGATCTTGTCCATCAGCGCCTTCGGCGCATCGGTGAACAACAGATGCGCCTCGTCGAAAAAGAACACCAGTTTGGGTTTGGGCAGGTCGCCGGCCTCCGGCAGCTCTTCGAACAGCTCAGACAGCATCCACAACAGGAAGGTGGCGTAGAGCCGCGGGCTCTGCATCAGCTTGTCCGCGACCAGGATATTGACCATGCCGCGGCCGTCGCTGTCGGTTCGCATGAAATCCTTCAGCGTCAGCGCCGGCTCGCCGAAGAATTTGGCGCCGCCCTGGTTTTCCAGCACCAGAAGCTGGCGCTGGATGGTGCCGACGGTCGCCTTGGTGACGTTGCCGTAGCCCTGCGCGGCCTTCCGGATCGACGCCAGCGGGTCCTCGCCGTCATCGGGGCCCCTCTTGCCGGTATCGGGCACGATCGCATCGAGCAGCGCCCGCATGTCCTTCATGTCGATCAGCGTCAGGCCGCTTTCATCCGCAACACGGAATGCGACGTTGAGCACGCCTTCCTGCACGTCATTGAGATCGAGCATCCGCGACAGCAGCAGCGGCCCCATTTCGGTGACGGTGGCGCGGACCGGGTGGCCCTGCTCGCCGAACACGTCCCAGAACACGGTCGAGAACTGGTCGGGCTGGAAGGTCAGGCCCATGTCGCCGGCCCGCTTGACGATAAAGTCCTTGGCCTCGCCGATTTCGGAGATCCCGGAGAGGTCGCCCTTGATGTCGGCGGCGAAAACGGGAACGCCGGCACGCGCAAAACCTTCCGCCATCACCTGCAACGACACCGTCTTGCCGGTTCCGGTCGCGCCGGTGACAAGACCATGCCGATTGGCGAGTGCGAGCGTCAGCCAGGCTGCTTCGTCACCCTTGCCGATAAAAATCTTCTCGTCGGTGTCGGCCGTCTTGTTATCGGAGGTCGCCATCACATCGCCTCTTCGCATGCATCAGGGAGGTTCGGTTGCCCGTCGACACAATCATATCGCATCCCTGCCGTCGATTGAAACCGTTGGCGGGATATCTACGACGCCCCAGAGCCCGCGCGTCTCATACTTTTTTCCGAGCCAAGTCCTTTTTTCCGAGCCAAGTCGCAAAACCGGTGGCGCGGTGCGGCAAATGAGCGTGAATCCGGAGCCCACTCTTGCATTGCTGCAACACTTGCGGCGCGATCTAGAACCAAAGTCGCCTTGGTGTGTGCGGATCGCTTGTATTTCACATCGTGGACGCTCAAGATCATTTTACAAGTACGCGACCCGGTAAAACCGGCTGAGGGCGGGGGCCATATGGACGAATTGATTGGAACGCTGGCCAACAAGGCCGGCATTGACGACGCTGTCGCGGAAAAAACCATCGGCATCGTTCTGGGTTTCCTCCGCAACGAGGGCCCTTCCGACAAGGTTCAGGCTCTGATCGACCAGATCCCGGGTGCCGAAGCCGCGATCGCAGCCTCGAGCAGCAACAGCGGCCTCTCCAGGCTAATGGGCGGCGGCCTGATGGCGCTCGGTACCAAGTTGATGGCGCTTGGCCTCGGCATGAACCAGATTCAGAACGTCGCGCGTGAACTTTTTCGGTTCGGCCGCGACAAAATCGGAGCGGAGAAAATGGGCGAGATCATCTCGGGGACACCGGGCCTTAGCCAGTTCGCCTAAAGCACCCTTTCTGACGCAGGTCCGGCTTCAGCACATTCTATTGCATCGAGTAACATGACATATCCCCTCTCCGCGATCGAAGGCCTTAGCGCCTACTCCGCCTCGAAGCTGAAATCGCTCGGCATTCGTACCACCGATGCGCTGCTCGAAGCCGCTCGCACCGTCAAGGGACGCAAGGCGCTCGCAACCAAGACCGGGATCAGCGAGCAGCAGCTGCTCGAATGGGCCAACTTCTCCGACTACATGCGCATTCCCGGGATGGGCAAGGCCAAGGTCGGGCTGGTGCGCGCGGCCGGCGTCACCACCGTGCGTGAATTGGCGCTGCGCAATCCGGCACGGCTGGCCCAGAACATCAAAGACGTCAACACCAAGCGCCGGCTGGTCCGCGTGCTGCCCTCGGAAAGATCGGTCGAGCAACTGATCGAGCAGGCGCGCAAGCTGGCGCCGAAAATCAGCTACTGAGAGCTGAAAAGCCGCTCGGGCTAGCGTCCACGGCCCCCTCTCCTGCCTTGACTCGCTGACGCGGACCGCGCAAAGCCACCGCATGATCGCAACCATTTCCAGACCCGCCAGGGAGCCGAACGCGGCGGCCGGGCCGACCGGAGATTCCGTGCTGTCAGCGCTGCTGTCCCGCTCCTATCCAGCCGTGATGGGCGTCCTGAACGTGACGCCCGATTCCTTCTCGGACGGCGGGCAGTTTGCAGCCCCCGA harbors:
- a CDS encoding alpha/beta hydrolase, with product MAEVSASPVSIVLVHGGFVDGAGWEGVYNGLKKDGYNVTVVQNPTTSLSDDVAATRLAIAQVQGPVVLVGHSYGGVVITEAGTDPKVAGLVYITAFAPDKGESVQSLIQNPPPGAPVPPILPPVNGYLFLDKSKFRASFAADVSEAKAAFLADSQVPWGVNALAGAISEPAWKTKPSWYLVATEDRMIPPPAQRQMATRAGAVVAEAAGSHAIYISQPETVAALIAEAAKGVSGKMAAA
- a CDS encoding LysR family transcriptional regulator, with product MPQTKWTDRIGRRVKLRDLHIALAVAEAGSMTRAAEELAVSYPVVSKTVSDLEHTLGVKLFDRSVSGVEPTHYGRVLLESGVAVFDEMRKGLQQIESIKQPDAGELRIGSSIVTDAGLLPAIIEQFSQELPRATLHVLHVLHENIAVQQYHNLRHRKAELVFGRLPATMTEPDLVAEPLFDEPNVIVAGSDSRWARRRNLTLADLIGEPWVLAEPGSLARSLHEEAFRGSGLEVPSAKVLTVSLHLHLRLIETGRWLGLIPASVMRFGDKRMHLKVLPIKVPSPPAPVGLITVKRRTLTPLAQRFIECTRKVVSSETARASTRRR
- a CDS encoding TRAP transporter large permease, coding for MSPLVIGLLYGGVTLVVLFAGVPIAFALGAVAVAFMIGFMPLASLGTVAQNVYQEIANITLLTIPLFVLKGAAIGRSRAGADLYNALYVWLNRVPGGLGVANVVACTLFAAMAGSSAATCSAIGSAGIPEMRRRGYSPGFAAGIIAAGGTLGILLPPSITMILYAVAAEQSLGRLFLAGLGPGLLLSGMFAVYAVLRFRKEYRDAATAGVEHPILRRDSYTMAQRMSALPRILPFLILLLGVMGALYGGFASPGETAGLGSVLALALIAIIYGAWRYSDLRPLLVASVRESTMLLMIVGMSLLYSMVMSYLHISQSAAEWIVAGHLSPWLLLMAILLMVVVLGFFLPPASIILMTAPIILPPLRNAGFDLIWFGVVMTIVMEMGLIHPPVGLNLFVIGNIAPDIPFRDVMWGTLPFVGIMIIAVALICFFPGIAMLLPKVVMG
- a CDS encoding TRAP transporter small permease yields the protein MLVRVLDRIDRALIAACAVATIAAGLVLTHSIAVRYLLHSSTDWQDEMAVFLLAGATFLSAPYVQSVRGHIAIEAIRGFLPKPVERIRKIVSDIICFLFCAFFAWQSWLLLMEAVEDGRVTDSAWAPPLWFPYSMMTVGMSLLALRFLVQLVQALCRRRGADA
- the dctP gene encoding TRAP transporter substrate-binding protein DctP is translated as MSRGISRRTALGAIAAPALLGLSGIARADTRTLKISHQFPGSGPDGGDFRDRLCRKLAEGVEQRSNGALKFEVYPNSSLMKTFAQFDALKKGALDLSLYPTTYAGGEIPELNITFMPAVISSYEQAYRWKTAPIGKELNAILEAKGVKIITWMWQSGGIATRGKPIVKPEDAKGLKIRGGSREMDMMFKAAGAATSNMPSNEIYISMQTGAIDAAVTSTSSLISFKLEELSKGLTSAGGRSFFFVFEPILMSKTVFDSLSPDLQKIILEVGEAIEPFGLEQSKADDKRLSDVYAKAGATVNEMDQAALDQWRDLARDSAWKDFAARTPNTARFLKMAEEV
- a CDS encoding acyl-CoA dehydrogenase family protein, with the translated sequence MTERADAIAAKIEAFVRTEVIPYEKDPRTGPHGPSDELVLELRDKARKAGVLTPHILPDGSHLTQRETATALIKSGLSPLGPIACNTMAPDEGNMYLLGKVGSAEQKARFLEPLVSGKARSAFFMTEPADEGGAGSDPSMMQTTCRLDGNHWVINGRKKFITGAEGARVGIVMAKSDDGACLFLVDLPDPAIRTLRVLDTIDSSMPGGHAEIDLENLRVSADQMLGASGDGFKYAQIRLSPARLSHCMRWLGLAIRANEIATDYACRRHAFGKALVDHEGVGFMLAENLIDLKQSELMIDWCASVLDTGSLGTAESSMAKVSVSEALMRVADRCVQVMGGTGVSTETIVEQAFREIRAFRIYDGPTEVHKWSLAKKIKRDWKAEHH